The following are from one region of the Hydrogenophaga sp. BPS33 genome:
- a CDS encoding acyl-CoA dehydrogenase, with the protein MSLRPTVDFLLYEWLDVPSLNARARFADHSRETFDAVLDTCERIAREKYAPFNRVVDAQEPYVDGDKVVLPQATHDAQKAYAESGMLSAAQDYEVGGMQLPYTVEAAANAFFAMASVSIGSGMLTIGNANLLMAHGTEAQKRVFALNEFSGRFSGTMCLSEPQAGSSLSDVATRAVPDGADFADDPLGPRYRLKGNKMWISAGEHELTENIIHLVLAKIPDESGRLVPGTRGISLFIVPKWLVALEDPHPNPLPQAGEGANALLSEDRAFPPLPLAGEGRGEGLRVQLTQRNDVALAGLNHKCGWRGTTNTLLNFGEGRYPVNGEAGAVGYLVGEAGKGLHCMFHMMNEARIGVGMAATMLGMAGYHASLDYAKNRPQGRPMGPGGKDPAQAPVRIIEHADVKRMLLAQKAYCEGALALELYCARLVDEQHTGDAATADDARLLLEVLTPIAKSWPSEWCLEANSLAIQIHGGYGYTRDFPVEQYWRDNRLNMIHEGTHGIQAMDLLGRKVLMEGGKGLSLLAARINDTLQRAIPIPELAAHANALGQALAQVGKATKAAWATGEPTDALANAVPYMQAFGHTVLAWIWLDVALVAQAAPDSNARTGRLAAMRYFFHYELPKIGAWLQVVGQRDQTCADVPEAAF; encoded by the coding sequence GTACGAGTGGCTGGATGTGCCGTCGCTGAACGCGCGCGCGCGTTTCGCCGACCACAGCCGCGAGACGTTTGACGCGGTGCTTGACACCTGCGAGCGCATCGCGCGTGAGAAGTACGCGCCGTTCAACCGCGTGGTGGACGCGCAGGAACCGTACGTCGACGGCGACAAGGTGGTGCTCCCCCAGGCCACGCACGACGCGCAGAAAGCCTATGCCGAGAGCGGCATGCTCAGCGCCGCGCAAGACTACGAAGTGGGCGGCATGCAGTTGCCCTACACGGTGGAGGCGGCGGCCAATGCGTTCTTTGCCATGGCCTCGGTCAGCATCGGCAGCGGCATGCTCACCATTGGCAATGCCAACCTGCTGATGGCGCATGGCACCGAGGCGCAGAAGAGGGTGTTTGCCCTCAACGAATTCAGCGGCCGCTTCTCGGGCACGATGTGCCTGTCCGAACCGCAGGCGGGCTCGTCGTTGAGCGACGTGGCCACGCGCGCCGTGCCGGACGGTGCCGATTTCGCCGACGACCCGCTGGGGCCACGTTACCGGCTCAAGGGCAACAAGATGTGGATCTCGGCCGGCGAGCACGAGCTCACCGAAAACATCATCCACCTGGTGCTGGCGAAGATTCCGGACGAGAGTGGCAGGCTGGTGCCCGGCACGCGCGGCATTTCGTTGTTCATCGTGCCGAAGTGGTTGGTGGCGCTCGAAGACCCTCACCCCAACCCTCTCCCGCAGGCGGGAGAGGGAGCAAATGCCCTTCTGTCCGAAGACCGTGCCTTCCCCCCTCTCCCGCTTGCGGGAGAGGGTAGGGGTGAGGGTCTGCGCGTCCAACTGACGCAACGCAACGACGTGGCCCTGGCCGGCCTGAACCACAAGTGCGGCTGGCGCGGCACCACCAACACGCTGCTCAACTTCGGCGAAGGCAGGTACCCCGTGAACGGCGAAGCCGGCGCCGTGGGCTACCTCGTGGGCGAAGCCGGCAAAGGCCTGCACTGCATGTTCCACATGATGAACGAGGCCCGCATCGGCGTGGGCATGGCCGCCACCATGTTGGGCATGGCCGGCTACCACGCCAGCCTGGACTATGCGAAGAACCGCCCACAAGGCCGCCCCATGGGCCCGGGCGGCAAGGACCCGGCCCAGGCACCCGTGCGCATCATCGAACACGCCGACGTCAAGCGCATGCTGCTGGCGCAGAAGGCGTATTGCGAGGGCGCGCTCGCGCTGGAGCTGTACTGCGCCCGACTGGTGGACGAACAGCACACGGGCGACGCCGCCACGGCGGACGACGCGCGGTTGCTGCTCGAAGTGCTCACGCCGATCGCGAAAAGCTGGCCGAGCGAATGGTGCCTGGAAGCCAATTCGCTCGCCATCCAGATCCACGGTGGCTATGGCTACACACGCGACTTCCCGGTGGAGCAGTACTGGCGCGACAACCGCCTGAACATGATCCACGAAGGCACGCACGGCATCCAGGCGATGGACCTGCTGGGCCGCAAGGTGCTGATGGAGGGTGGCAAGGGCCTGAGCCTGCTGGCCGCGCGCATCAATGACACCCTCCAGCGCGCGATCCCCATCCCCGAACTCGCCGCCCACGCCAATGCCCTGGGCCAGGCGCTCGCGCAAGTGGGCAAGGCCACCAAGGCCGCCTGGGCCACAGGCGAGCCCACCGACGCCCTGGCCAACGCCGTGCCGTACATGCAGGCCTTCGGCCACACGGTGCTGGCCTGGATCTGGCTGGACGTGGCCCTGGTCGCACAGGCCGCCCCCGACTCGAACGCGCGCACCGGGCGCCTGGCCGCGATGCGCTATTTTTTCCACTATGAGCTGCCGAAAATCGGCGCCTGGTTGCAGGTGGTGGGCCAGCGCGACCAGACTTGTGCCGACGTTCCCGAAGCCGCTTTCTGA